The Terriglobia bacterium genomic sequence GGAGATTTCAAGGCCGCTCCGGATGAGCGGCCTTTTTTTATGGAGAATAATGATGACCAAACTCAAACGGCCCATTGCCATCTATCACGAACATCCCGATTGGTTTCGACCCCTTTTTGAGGAATTCGACCGCCGGGGAACTCCGTATATCCGGATAGACGCTCGCCAGCACCAGTTCGACGTTGCTTCGCGGGACGGCGAGTACTCATTGTTTTTCAATCGGATGAGTCCTTCGGCCTACACCCGGGGGAACGGTCACGGGATTTTTTACACCCTCAATTTCCTCGCTCACCTCGAACGGTTAGGGGTCAGGGTGGTGAACGGCTACAGGGCCTTTACCGTGGAGACCTCTAAGGCGCAACAACTTTCCCTGCTCGAATCGCTGGGTCTTACTTATCCGCGAGCGCGGGTGATCAATCATCCAGCCGAAGCGGCGCAAGCTGCCGAGGGCCTGCGTTTCCCGGTGGTGGTGAAGCCCAACCTGGGCGGAAGCGGTGCCGGCATTGTCCGTTTTGACCGCTTCGAGGACCTCTCCCGCGCGGCGGTGGAAGGTCGGCTGGCATTGGGACTCGATCAGACCGCCCTGGTGCAGGAATATATTCCAGCGCGAGGAGGGTTCATTACCCGGGTTGAGGTTCTGGGGGGGAAGTATCTCTATGCCATTAAGGTTTACTTCACCGGTGACAGTTTCAACCTCTGCCCCGCCGACATCTGCCAGACGACGGAGGGGGTGGAACTCGCGCGCTCCGCGTGTCCGGTGGATGCCCCCAAGAACAAGATGAAGGTGGAAGCGGTCACGCCGCCGCGGGAGGTGATCGAAGCCGTGGAGCGGATCATGCAAACCGCCGGGATAGAGGTGGGGGGCGTCGAATATATCGTCGACGACCGCGACGGGAAGCTGCTCTATTACGACATCAACGCCCTGTCAAACTTCGTTGCCGATGGACCGCACGTTGTTGGATTCAATCCATACGCGCGCCTGGCCGACTTCTTGGAAACGGAGGCCCGCTGATGCGTTACGGATATTGGCTTCCAGTGTTTGGCGGTTGGCTGCGGAACGTCGAGGACGAGGGGATGGAACCGACGTGGGAGTACAACAGCCGGCTGGCGAGGCGCAGCGAGGAGATCGGGTTCGACCTCACCTTGATCGCTGAACTGAATCTGAATGATATTAAGGGGATTCACGCTCCTGCCCTCGACGCCTGGTCGACGGCGGCCGCGCTGGCCGCGGTGACCCGGAGGCTGGAATTGATGGTCGCGGTCCGCCCCACTTTCCATCTGCCCGCGCTGCTGGCCAAGCAGGCGGCAAACATCGACCGCATCAGCGGCGGCCGCCTTTCACTCAATGTGGTCTCTTCATGGTGGGCGGATGAAGCGAGACAGTACGGGGTTCACTTTGAGCAGCATGATGATCGCTATGCGCGAACCGCGGAGTGGCTTCAAGTGTTGAACGGCGTATGGAGCCGTGACCATTTTTCATTCACGGGCAAATACTATCGGGTCGAGGACACGGTGTTGCAGCCCAAGCCCGTTTCACGCCCACGCCCCACCCTCTATGCGGGCGGCGAGTCTGAAGCCGCAAAGGAGCTGATCGCCGGGGAGTGCGATGCCTACGTCATGCACGGGGATCCCCCGGAGCGGATCGCACACAAGATCGCCGACCTTTCGTCGCGCCGCATGCGAATGAATTTGCCTCGTATGAAGTTCGGGGTGGCCGCCTATGCCATCGTGCGGGATACGGAAGAGGAAGCGCGGCAGGAACTGCGTCGGATCACTGACGTGAAGCAGAGTGCTGCCGGGTATGGGAACTACCAAGAGTGGCTGGCAGGGACCCAACTGGAGCAGAAGGTTTCTTTGGAGGATTATTCGGTGTCGAACCGGGGCCTGCGGTCGGGTTTGGTGGGGACGGCCGAGCAAGTCCGGATGAGAATCGCGGAGTTCGAGGCAGCGGGCGTGGATCTGTTGCTGCTGCAATTCAGCCCGCAACTGGAAGAGATGGAACGCTTCGCCGAGACCGTCATTTCTCGTGGAAGTTCCTTAAGCCATGAGAGGGCGACCCTTGATAACACATGGCAGGCAAGCATGGGGAGCTAATACGGGAAATAGCATGCCAAATGGACAGGGGATCAGGAAGGCAAGTCGCCCTCCAGGACCATCTCTGGATCTCAAGCGGGGGCAACCGAGCTAAAGACTGAACAATCCGCTAATGCTTTTCTGTTGCTTCAGCCATCAGCCCTTCCAGCCACACGTCTTGATCCATGATGCGAGTTTTCCATCTCGGCCGCAGTCGGTCGAGCAAAAAGGCCTGCGCCATGCCCGAGTAATAAAAACGGATATCTCCTTGCCGGGCGGACTGCATCCGCATGTTCATGAGTTCTTTCGACCATTGACCGGGAAAAGTCTTGTACTTCTGAAAATCGGGATCGACAGACAATTCCGGCAGCGGTACGTAATCCCGGTTCAAAGACGCCTCGCGCCAGACCGCCAATTCGATGTACTTGGCAAGGCCCTCCAACCACTCCATGTGGCGCTCATAGTTCATCATCGAGACGTCCAACCCGTGCCGCTGGCGCCTTTCGCGTCGCGCGGCCAGGAACTCTCGGGCCAGGCTGGCCTCTTCCTCGTCCGAACTTGCATTCACCGCCCGGGCCAAGAGCGTCAGCTCCAATTTCCATGATTTCTGCAACTCGGAATTCTCCCACGGATAGTTCGTCTCAACCCGATACGCCTTCCTCGCCTCGGCAAAACGGTCCGGAGCCATCCCTGCCTGGAAGGCGTGAAAGGATTCGTGCAGCAGGATCGCAATATGGAAGTCAGAGCTATTGAGGTTGAACAGTCGCATGGGCAGACGGTAAGGAAACACCGGCTTCAGGAATCCCGGGATGTGATCCCGCAAGTTGTTCGCAAAGGATATCTGCATCCACTCCTTGGTGGGCAGGCTCGCTGCCCAGCGATTGCCGATCGGTACGGCAAAGGCCACGCTCTCCGGATTGTGAATTCGATAATAGGGATTTCCCAGGAAAGTGTCCCCGGAAACCTGTTCCCAGCCGGGAGGTGGATTGGGATCACCCACGAGGAAACCATATTGCTCGTTGCGGGAGAGAAAGGGGATCTCCGCCCGGCCCCAATCCGGCCAGAGAGATTCGCCGACAGTCTGTTTCAGGTGGAGCGCCTCCGCAAGAAATGACTTCTCCTGTGGGTCGAGGCGATCAATGAACCTGGAGTGAGCAGGAAGCCCCCGATTGCTCAGGAACGACACGCCCGCGGCAGCGAGAATCAGGATGAACAGAATGAGTATGCCAGTCCTTAGTATCCGTCGGATCTTGCCCAAGATGTCCCTCCCTGCGGTATCCATGAAAGGCCACAAAGGATTACTGACTACCTCTGAGCCAGTGCCGACATAAACCCCCCGGATCCCAGCAAGGATTGGCCTCCATCACAAACGTACACGGCCCCGGTGATGTAAGCGGCAGCGTCGGAGCACAGAAACAAGGCCAGATCGGCAATTTCGTCTTTGGTTCCAAAGCGCTGAAGGGGGATCGTTCGACTGAGCTTCTGTTTGATTTCTTCCGTGGGACTCAACCGGCGCATCCCTTCGGTATCGGCAATGGGTCCCGGGGCGATCGAGTTGACGCGCACCCCCGCTTTTCCCCACTCAATCGCCAGCGTCCGGGTCAGCATGTCCACTCCCGCCTTGGCGGCGCAGACATGCGATTGCATGGCAACAGGAATGAACGCATGGGTGGCGGAAATGCTGACGATCGAGGCGCCGGGTTTCCTCAAATGCTCATACGCGGCGCGGCAGGTGTTGAATGTTCCAAGCAGGTCGATGTCAATCACCGATTTGAAGCCGTTGGAAGACATGCCGAGGGACAGGGCAGGAAAATTCCCCGCCGCGCCACAGAGCAGGATATCAATTTCGCCAAAGTCGTCACGGGCTTTTTTCAGCGCGGATTCGAGGGCCGGGTAATCGCGCACGTCGGCGGCATACCCCGACGCGATTCCTCCCTGGGCTTTAATGGAGGCAGAAGCCTGATCGAGTTTGTCCCGGGTACGTCCCAGCAGGGCGACCTTGGCGCCGTGTTCCGCAAATCGTTCCGCAATGCGGAGGTTGATGCCGCTGCCTCCGCCGGTTACAAATGCCACCTTGCCTTTCAGTAGATGATCTCGAAAAGTACTGGCCATGGGGAGTGCTCCTGAGGGGCTTGAGATTTGATTCGGCAGAAGGCGGTTCGACAAGGGGCTATGCTAACATGATTAATACTCAAGAAAGGGTGGAATTACACCGGGGAGACGCAGAGGGGTTACCTACGCATTGTCGCGGTCGGTCCGATGGCTGAGACCGTCGTGTCCTAAGGCGTGGCAATGCCAGGCGGCTAATTCTGAATTTCTCTGCGGACTCCGCGCCTCCGCGTTGAGATCATTTGCTCTCTTCTTTTCGGTCTACGACCGTGATCCGGACCTCGCTGCCATTGGTCCGGATCTCGGGTACGTACATCGCGTACCCGAGCGTCGGCAAGGCATGGAATTTTCCCGGCGCCTCTGCCCGCAAATCGTACCGGATCTCCCAGATCCCCTGGGGCAGCTTGTCAATGAACAGTGCTACCTTGCGATCGCGCAGCTCCTGATACACCCAGCGCGACCGGCCGGTATAAGAAGATTCAGATTGAAGAGATGAACCCTCTCCGACTTTGGACTTTGGACCTTGGACTTTGGACTGTTCTTCTAGGGCGCCGGCCTTCAACTCCTTCGCATATATCGGCTCCCCACTTCGAACTTGAACGGCCTCCAGACCCGCGGGCTTGAGGTCTTCAAAGACAAGATACTCATAGTTGTTCTTCGCTTCAATGGTTAGGACGGTCTGCACCCGATCGCCGCTGGTGACCGATTCCCCGTCATTGAGGGGTTGCCGGTCGTACACATAGCCTTTCAAGAGCGTGGGATGTCCCACCAGTTTGTAATATTGGCGGCGAACAAAGATTTCGTTGCCGGCGGCGGGAATGGGCTCTTCGAGGCTGAAATAGCGGGTCTGAACGGAAAAATAGAGGGGGCTGTTTCCGCTCTTCCGCTTGATGCGAATTTCGTTGGCCCCGTCGACAAGGTCCTTTGCATCCACCGGGAATTGAGACGGGGCGGTCAGGGCGTCGTCCGGGGTGATTTGTTTGGTGGCGATCATGTGACCGTTAACGGAAAGCTCGTATTCGACTTCGGGATGCAGCTCCCCGCTGGATCTCAAATAATCGGTGAGTGAAAGAATCGTGATGGCGGTGTCGCGTGTGCTATTCCACTGCGCGCCCCTGCGATTCTTGATCAGCCAGTTGGTCACCGGCTCCACGAGCTTGTTCTGCGGATCGATGGCCAGCAGCGCTCGCAAGGCGAAAGAGGTGGCTTCGACGCCCCCGTCGGACCACCGCCAGTAAATCCCATCCTCTCCCCAATGGGCCGTGGGGATGACGCCTTTTTCAGAGTCCTGGCCGCCTTTTTGGATGATGGAAAGATCCGGCCGGGTATCAATCTTGACGCCATTCTCAAGGTTGCGGATTAACGTTTTAGCTTGATCTGTGTAACCCAGATGGTTGGCGCTCAGGGCCAACAACGACCGGGTGTAGGCGTTGAGCGGGTCGCGGTTCTTCCAGAGATTGTCGAAGGCCTTGGAAACCGGAGAGGCGATCTTGGAGAGTTTCATGGAATGATAGTAGGTCGATACCGCATGCAGCATCCACGCCTGGAGATCATAGTTGTTTTCCTGCTCGACGAGGGTTTTCTGCAAATAGTCGACGCCACGATCCAGCACCTCCGGTTTTAACTTAATGCCGGCGTCGCGGGCGAGGGTCAGGCCCCACACGATATAGGCGGTCATAAATGGATCGGTGTCGCCGTCCTTCCACCAACCCCAGCCGCCATCCGAGTGCTGAAAATCATAGAGACGCTTCAAGCTTTGCTGGGTGACGTCATCCAGAAGCTGGAGGTCATTCGAGCCGCGGGGGTGAGTCTGTGCGGCAAATTCCTGCTCGACCCCTCCGAACACTTTACCCATGACCAATTCAGGCCGCAGTCCCAGATCCTTCAAGGTCTTTGCCACGACCACGGCGGGAAGGAACCGGCTCATGGTTTGTTCCGTACAGCCGTACGGATAGTCGATGAGGTAGGGAAGGGCATCGAGCATGGTAACCGCCATGCTGGGGGCCACCTGAACGGTCATCACTGTGGATTCCGGTTTGCGGTCTTTGGGTACGTCGAGCTTGACGGTGATCTCATCCCCGCGCATCTTGCCGGACTTCGCAATGAATTTCTCAATGCCGTGCTCATAAATAGGGAAGGATTTTTCCATTGCATCGGCATAAGCCCCGCCGCGTCCCGTGACTTTGAGCTTGGCTTCACCGGGCTTTTGGACGGACACAATCCAGTCGGCCCTCGCCTCGCCGTTGGCAGGAATTTGAACCGGTGCCTGCTCACCCTTGACGGGAGAACCCTTGACGACGATGCCTGTCACGACAAGGCCCTGGGCATCGAGAGATGGGGTGACCGTCATAGGTTTATCGGTATTGTTATTCATCACAGCAGAGATGGTGACCTGATCACCCACAAGGAAGAACCGAGGTGCCTGCAAGCGCACAATCAAGGGCTGCTGCGTTCTAGTCGTCGACGAGGCAATGCCGAACTGGTTCGCCTCGCTCTCGACGCGCGCAGTGGCCTTCCAGGCGGTTAAGGAATCAGGGAACTTCACTTTGACGGTCGCCTTGCCATCTTTGTCGGTCACCACGTCGGGTTGCCAAAAGACCGTGGCCCGGAAATCAGTCCGGACTTGGACGGCGGGTTCCACTCCGGGCGTACCAGGCGGGGGAGGCGGTGGGGGTGGTGGCGCAGCAGAAGGTGTTTTTAGAGCCCCTTCAGCCAATTGGACAAGGTTTGTAACTTTAGAAGCAGCCCCCATGGATTCGAAGACCATGACTTTGTCTCCGGCCTGCATCCTTCCATTCTTCGAAACCAACCCGCCAATGACTCCGCCAAGCCTCCCACCGCCAACGCCGCCTCCCATCCCGGTACCGAATTCAGCTTTAAATTTGTCGAGTCTATCCTCCGCCAGCTGGCGCTCATCCACCAGTTCTTTGTCGGGGCCTTCGACCAGCTTCGTAAAGCTTTTTTGGTTAAACGTGCTTTCATTTTGAATACGGTTGTATCGTTTGGTCCCGTAGAAGAACTGGCGCGGATCTCCCGCATAATCCTGTTGAATGTAGTAAACCGATTCATCGACCAGCCCCAACCCCACCTCGGCAGCGATGGGTTTCCCATCAAAAGTCCGGGTGGTGACGACGAGGGTGCCTTCCTCGCGCGGCTGGTACTGCTCGCGATCGGCCTTCACGTCGACGGTGAGAAACTGTTGCACCGGCGGGATGACGATCTGTTTGGTGTCGAGAGAAATTTCTCCTTCATTCACCATCGTGGCGCTGAGGAAGATATTCGGCACGTGCCTTTCTTCGATGGGGATTTCGAGAAGTTTTGCCGTCCCGGTCACATGGACCAACTGGTAGCTGTACAGATCATCTCCTTCAATACTGAAAAGAACATAGCGGTTATTGGTGGGCACATTCAACAGAATGGGCGCCCTCTGTCCAACCTGAAAGGTATCTTTATCTGCAATGATCTCGACCCCGCCGTGGCGATAGCCGAGCTCCGTGGTCGAGTCCTTGCACACCCACACCGTGGTTTGGGCCTTAATCGGAGACCCGTCTTTATCCCTGCTGCTCCAGGCGATCTGATAGTAGCCGTCGCGGGCTGGCGTAAACGTGAGTTCCGCCTTGCCCTCCGCATCTGTCTTAACAGTCTGTTTCAGGATGTCCTCATGCTGGTAGCCGCGAAACTTCAGCCGCCACGACCTGCCGCCCGAGCCGGGCGGGGGAGGGAAGAAAGGCCACTTCCGGCGCTGAATAGTCAACTCGTCCCCTTTGACTTCCTTTCCCGTGGGATCAATCCAGATTTCGTACCAGTAATCCCTCGTAACTTTCACCGTGCCTTCGACCTCGACTGGCTGCTCATTAGCGTCGAGGGCCTTCACATCGACGGTGACTTTGTCCTGCGGGCGATAGAGGTTGTGTTGGGCATGGGGATACACGTAGTACCGCTGCCGGGTAACGCGGACCGTGCCGCTACCTTCGATTTCGCGGCGGGAGGCGTCGGTGACGCGCGCTTCGATGAAATATTCATAATCCTGCTGGTCCCCGCGCGGTGTGTCAAAGGTGAGTGAGGCCTTGCCAGAGGCATCGGTCTTGATGGTCTCGCGCTTGATCACCTGACCTTGCCGGCCTCCATAGTACTGGGATCGTCCGGTCATATCCTCGTAATACCAGGGAAAATCGTGGGGGGGATTCCACCCGTGGTAAAACAGGTTCTGGTGGACGAGCACTTCAACCGAGGCATCGCTGACCGGGCCGCCGAAGTAATAATCCGCCTGGATGTTGACTTCGACCGACTCACCGATACGGAATGATTTCTTCTTCCCGTTCTCTTCCGGTGTTTGGACGCTGACCTTGAATTCCGGGAGCTTATATTCCTCCAGCCGGAACAGGTTGGCCGATCCGACCTGGTGCCTTCGCCCTTCGTCCCAGAAGGTCACACGGTAAACGCCCAAAGGCATGGCCTCGGTCAGCTCCAGCGATCCCCAGGCGCTCCCGAAGGTATTGAGGGTGATTTTGCCTTCCTTCACCTTGGCCCCGCGGGCGTCAGTGATCTGGAATTCAAGGGTTTGGTTGGCGGGCGTCGAATAGACAGAGCCGTTGTAACGGCGTGCGATGAGTTTCCAATGAGCATCTTCTTTGGGACGGTATGCAGGGCGGTCGGTAAACACATAGACCCGCCAGGGTTGGTCCTGCCGCCCGTAAGAATAGGAATTGCCCAGGCTGAAGGCCTGCCGGTCACTGATGATGGCGCTGACGAAGAGTTGGAGATTGTCGTGATTCCTCGTCATATCAAAGACCGCAATCCCATCGGCATTCGTTGGTTTAGCGAATTTCTTGCTGATCCACATGCGGTTTTGATAATCGTACGAGTTTTCCCACAGGGTCACGTTGGCTTCCGCGATGGGAGCGCCGTCGAGTGCGCTGCAGAAATAGACGAGCGCTTGCTTGCCGGTCGTCTTCAACACCAGGGAAGTGTCCGTGACTAGAATCAAGTCGCGGACACTCATCGCCCCTCCTGCCGCCTTAAGAATGTAAGCTCCCACTGGGAGTTTGGTTTCCAGACGGACCAGCTCAGAGCCAGGTCGATAGTCTCCCTTGTCCCGGGTCTCTTTGGACCATGATTTCAGGGGCTGATGCGCGTCCAGGTTGATCGACTCAATCCATCCTCGGACCCACTGGCCGCTGACCATCTCAACATCGCGCGTAAGATCCACTTTATAAAGTTTGAATTCAATCGTTTTGACATTGCGCCAGTTCAGGTTGAACTGGATCTCTGAGCCGGGAAGGAAGAAATTTGAAACAAAAACGCCAACACTTGGGTTCGTGATACTTTTAATCTGCTGCGTCGCTGGCTCGAAGTAACGCGATTCGCCCTTCTGGTATTCACTGACGAGCCGCCGGTACAATTCCAATGCTCGGACATAGTCTGGTTCGTTTCTTTCCTGGCCCTCTTCATCTACTGCGACGCGGCCGTTGTTTTCGAGCCACTGGGCGTATTGAAACAGCGCATCGTCATACCAATCGTTGGATCTTCCTGCTTGAATAGCCCCCTCAAATTCTTCAGGAATCCGGCGCCGCTGATTCGTGTCGGCGGCCTGCGAGCGAAGCGTCATGGCCAGCAGATAGTGCGCCTGAGCCTTGTCATCCGCGGTCTTGGCGATCTTGAGGGCATTTTCCAGGACATCAAGGGGCACGTTTAGACCGTAATTGCCATACGAATAGTAACGGCCGACTAAGGAGGGCCGTGTCATTTTCCAGACCAATTTCAGATAGCGATTTCGCGCGGTCTCAATGTCCGCGGAGCCTGCCCACCAGTCCAACGCCTGCTGATAGTGCGGCCAGGCCTGTCCCCAGTCGGATAGGTTAGGTCGAGTCCACCAGAAATCCCCCAGGGATTCCTGCACTTCGGCCCACACCAAGTCCCGATCCTCGGGGCGTTGAATGTCGCGCACGAGCACTTCAAGTTGATGACGTGCTTGATCGAGCTTGGTCGTGTCGGCGGTTTGGGTGGCCGCCTGCGAGCGCCATAGCGTGTCCGCCAGGCGGAAGTCGACCCATCGCTTCTGGGACGAAGAGAGATATGACGCACTCGCCTGAACATAGCGCTCATAGGCCCGCGCGTATGAGCCCTCAGCGTATGAGGATTCGGCGTCACTTTTCAGCTTTTCGTAGTCGGGGGTCTGAGCGTAGAGCGAAATCAGGCCAAGAGTCAGCGCAAACAGCAGAACGAATGTCGTGAAGGGTTTCATCGCGGCCTCGCAAGTGGCAGAAAAGGGGAGTTCTTAAATCAGAATTCACGGACCTTATGGGTACAGAACATGGGCCCCGGTGCCTCTGCCCGGTCTACCGATTTTTGGAAAGACGGGTAATTCTTTCTAAATACCGTCAACACTGCCTACTGTCTCTTTAGATGCATTTGCGCCCCAAAAGTTCCCGAACAAAATAAAAGGGCTAGAGTAAGCCCTTCTCTCGCTCGAGATCACCTCAAACTTTTTGATGTTGGACCCTTTTGAGCTCCTCCATGAAGGAGTTGATCTCGCGCTGGCGGTCAAACTTCTGTTTGCTTTGGGATGACAAATACCGTTGGCCCTTAATATTGGAGTTTTGAAGACTGTCAGCAGAAGCACGAAGCTGCCTTGAGATTGATTCCGACAACGATGTGAGATCTGAGATTTCAGTTTTGAGATGGGTGAAGGCTGCAAGGCGGTCCATTAAGCAGAGCATAGACCGGACCTCGCCAGCGGAGCCGCGGGCAACATAAAGAAATGTTAAAAGCTCCTGAGTCGTCCCTCGCTCGAATCCTTCTGCAATGTTATTCGAAACGGACAGGGCCGCTCGCTCAATTTGGCTCCTCAAGTCTCCATACGGCTTCTGGTGATCGACTTCAAATATCAGGAAAGCCTTCTTGGCCAAATTAATTGCCGATTCCCACACGGGTAGGCCTTCAAACCGCTTGTATTTCATGATGATTCCTTGGAGTCCTTCTGCGGGGGAGGAGTTGGACTTCTGTTGTTCCTTCGCTTGCGATTTGATTATCGAACATGAATTGCTAATTGCCAAACAAATGTCTCTTGAACCAAGCCACCGTCCGTTGAATGACCTCGTTCTCCCAAGTAATCGAGGTATAGGTATGGTTGGCGCCTCCAATAATGACCTTTTCTTTGACAGCTGCCCCTGCCGAACTGAGAAATTCCTCCGCATCGGAGAGAGGAACCACCTCGTCCTTTCCAGGCTGAAGGATGAGGGTGGGTCCTTTGAAGGCGGTGAGGGCGGCGAGAGGATTGACCTTGAGCATATCTTCAAGGAACCGGGTTGATACCTCGCGGGCGTCATACTCCAAGTTGCCCTGCGCGCTGGGGATCGCTTTCCCTGATCTCACAATCGCCCTGCGAAGGCGTTCCGTGTGAGCCACCGCGCTCCACAAGACCAACGCCCGGGCCTGCACCGGGCTGGCTATGCTTGCGGCGACGGTCCCTCCGAGCGAGAGGCCGGCCAGCCCGATGCGGTCAGTGGCGATCCCTTTTTGCGCTCGAAGGAACGTCACTGCGTCCTCGGCATCAGCGATCTCGCCCTGCAAGGTCATGTCTCTGAATGTTCCTTCGGATTCTCCCGACCCGTAAAAGTCAAACCGCAGGGCAGCCATGCCTGCCTGTTGGAGGGCCCGGGCGCACTTGACAAAGATCCAGTGAGACTCGATACGGTCTCCCGTGAATCCATGAAAGAACACGACACCGGGAACAGGTCCGATGCTCTTCACATCGGGCCAATGAATCATTCCGCGTAACCACTTTCCATCGCGATTCTTGAATTGCACCACGGTTTCCATGGGAGGGCGGTTCCTTTCGCTCTGTTTCATATCGGCCTTCGGTTTATTGGGTGTGGCGGTCTTGTGCAGCTGAGCATGAACGGGGTGCGCTATCATCCAGGCAAACAGAAGGAATAAAGAAGAAGGCCCTTTTATCCGCATTTGACTTCTCCACTCAGGCATCGGTCGTCGGATTTCTTTAGCGGCAGCATCATACGGGTTCGAGGCAGGTTTGAGCCGGACCAGGAATTGCGAAAGACCACAGGTCGGCGAATCGCCTCGGGCTTTTTCCGATCCGTTATTAAACTATTGTGCCTGCCCGCTTTTCCGAAGAGGAGGCAGGGTATCCTTTCCCGTTATCAGGCGCGCAGCCCGATTCTGCGTGAAATAATTCCAGGCCCACTGTACGAAGACGAGGAGCCGGTTCTCGAATTCCACAATATACATGAGGTGAACGAAGAGCCAGGTCAGCCACGCAAAGTATCCGGAAAAACGGACGCGGCCAAAATCGGCGACGGCTGCTGCCCGGCCAATCGTGGCCAAACTGCCCTTGTCCCTGTAAACAAAGGGGGGCATCGTCTTGCCTTGGAGTCGGCGCGCGATCACCTTGGCCACGTAACGCCCCTGCTGCATCGCAACGGGTGCAACCCCGGGCAACGGTTTTCCGGTTTGATGACTGAAGTTGGCGAGGTCCCCGATGACAAAGATTTCCGGATGACCTTTTATGGTGAGGTCGGGTTCGACCACCACCCGACCCACCCTGTCAAGTGAGGCACTCGTGGCTGATGCGATCTTGCGGCCCAGGGGGGATGCGGCGACGCCTGCGGCCCAGAGGACAGTGCGTGTGGGGATCTTTCTTTCCTCGTTGCCGCACCGAATCTGGACCGAATCCTCATCAATTCCTGTGACGACGGCGTTGGTTTGAACCGTCACGCCCAAACCCGCCAGGGAGCGCACGGCATCCGAGGACAGACCGGCCGGATAAGTGGGCAGGATGCGGTCATTCCCCTCGAGCAGGAGGATCCGCGCATCAGCGGGATTAATGGATCGGAATTCATGCTTGAGTGTATCGTTGGCGATTTCTCCCAGGGCGCCCGCCAGTTCGACGCCGGTGGGCCCACCCCCCACGACGACAAACGTCAGGCGGGACCGGATTTTTTCCGGATCTGACTCTCGCTCGGCTTCTTCAAACGCCAACAGGATGCGTTTCCGGATCTCTGTGGCGTCCTCGATCGTCTTCAAGGCCGGCGCGACAGCCTCCCATTGCGGGTTGCCGAAGTAATGATGTTGGGCGCCGGTTGCAACAACGAGGGTGTCGTAAGGAACATCTCCCTTGCGAAGCAGGACGCGATGCCCGGCGGCATCGACGTCGATCACTTCATCCAGTAACACACGCACATT encodes the following:
- a CDS encoding alpha/beta hydrolase; translation: MKQSERNRPPMETVVQFKNRDGKWLRGMIHWPDVKSIGPVPGVVFFHGFTGDRIESHWIFVKCARALQQAGMAALRFDFYGSGESEGTFRDMTLQGEIADAEDAVTFLRAQKGIATDRIGLAGLSLGGTVAASIASPVQARALVLWSAVAHTERLRRAIVRSGKAIPSAQGNLEYDAREVSTRFLEDMLKVNPLAALTAFKGPTLILQPGKDEVVPLSDAEEFLSSAGAAVKEKVIIGGANHTYTSITWENEVIQRTVAWFKRHLFGN
- a CDS encoding four helix bundle protein; translated protein: MKYKRFEGLPVWESAINLAKKAFLIFEVDHQKPYGDLRSQIERAALSVSNNIAEGFERGTTQELLTFLYVARGSAGEVRSMLCLMDRLAAFTHLKTEISDLTSLSESISRQLRASADSLQNSNIKGQRYLSSQSKQKFDRQREINSFMEELKRVQHQKV
- a CDS encoding NAD(P)/FAD-dependent oxidoreductase, which translates into the protein MENLHHVVLIGGGFGGLLAAQSLKRASVQVTLIDRRNFHLFQPLLYQVATGGLSPANIATPLRGILKRQRNVRVLLDEVIDVDAAGHRVLLRKGDVPYDTLVVATGAQHHYFGNPQWEAVAPALKTIEDATEIRKRILLAFEEAERESDPEKIRSRLTFVVVGGGPTGVELAGALGEIANDTLKHEFRSINPADARILLLEGNDRILPTYPAGLSSDAVRSLAGLGVTVQTNAVVTGIDEDSVQIRCGNEERKIPTRTVLWAAGVAASPLGRKIASATSASLDRVGRVVVEPDLTIKGHPEIFVIGDLANFSHQTGKPLPGVAPVAMQQGRYVAKVIARRLQGKTMPPFVYRDKGSLATIGRAAAVADFGRVRFSGYFAWLTWLFVHLMYIVEFENRLLVFVQWAWNYFTQNRAARLITGKDTLPPLRKSGQAQ